Proteins encoded together in one Chitinophaga varians window:
- a CDS encoding SusC/RagA family TonB-linked outer membrane protein: MKLSLSTIRGLTGKVMLNFLCLLLAVMPATTLRAQAPGPDNQTVNITVKQATVVEVFRIVEKQTPFRFLFDKTLEAFAARVSLQHKNIPVSQLLEELDKQTGLQFKTSGTTISVAVKNKPSQVHPGVDAPKREITGIVLDSTGEAMVGVTVSVKDGRIGTGTDVNGRYILSVPDDAILVFSLLSYRRQEIPVAGKNKINVVLQPASSSLEEVVVVGYGEQKKISLVGAQATISPKDLKQPVSNLTNSLGGRIAGMVSVQRSSELGYNDANIYIRGISTFTKGLSAPLTLVDGVPRNIANVDPEDIESFSVLKDASATAVYGVRGANGVILITTKAGKAGRPSYNIRYTEGFTQFAKLPSFADGPTYMQLSNEALKTRGSAPIYTDEAIQKTRDGSDPYLYPNVDWFKELFRDHGKVRNANANISGGSEKAVYYIGLGYYDELGLYNVDGLSKYNSSIYSKRYNVTSNITLTPSKTTTVKLGIQGYLNNVNLPATGVSDIFADAYYLTSVQIPTRYPDGKVADLRGGGLKNPWASLTQSGYANQWRSQLYSNLRLTQELPFITKGLSVTGMFSFDAYNYTSNRYTKTPDTWYATGRDADGKLMFEQTAIGTEFLAYDKSNQGERSFYNELAVNYSRSFGRHDVSGMLLYNNSDKANTYATNLETSLPYRFQGLAGRFTYGFSNKYFAELNFGYNGAENFYPDKRYGFFPSAGLGWVVSEEQFFKPVKDYVQLFKVRFSHGLVGNSNIDGRRFAYLATVASTGDYYFGKNMDQKYTGKEIGEYAVDVQWETSKKTNLGFDIQVLDESLALQVDLFKEYRSGIFLRRKSLPGYIGMINAPFGNVGIIDNKGIDASVTYNRRFGDLSVQLLGNFTYNKNEVIENDDPAWKYPWLERKGHKVDQRFGYVALGLFESDEQVRNSPRQPGDVRAGDIRYKDINGDGVIDSYDQVPIGYGDVPEIIYGFGFTLGYKSVSLSALFQGAAHVDVLLSGEGTMPFQQGLARGNLFSNITDRWTEENPRQDAFYPRLMAGSLNDNYAASSWWVKRSDYLRLKTLQLSYSLPQRLMKRIGFKSSNIFLQGVNLLTFSPFKMWDVEVGNGRGAAYSSTKSYTVGVAVNF, encoded by the coding sequence ATGAAACTATCTTTATCCACTATCCGTGGCCTTACAGGAAAGGTCATGCTAAACTTTCTGTGCCTGCTGCTGGCGGTAATGCCTGCAACAACGCTGAGGGCGCAGGCTCCCGGGCCGGACAACCAAACGGTCAATATTACGGTCAAACAAGCTACGGTAGTGGAAGTATTCCGCATCGTGGAAAAACAGACTCCCTTCCGCTTTCTTTTTGATAAAACCCTGGAAGCTTTCGCTGCCAGGGTTTCCCTTCAACACAAGAACATCCCCGTATCACAACTGCTGGAGGAATTAGACAAACAAACAGGCCTCCAGTTCAAAACATCCGGTACAACTATTTCTGTGGCTGTAAAAAATAAACCTTCTCAGGTGCACCCGGGCGTGGACGCCCCAAAACGGGAAATCACAGGTATTGTTCTGGATTCTACCGGGGAGGCTATGGTGGGAGTGACCGTGTCTGTGAAAGACGGCCGCATCGGCACCGGTACGGACGTAAACGGCCGGTATATTCTCTCCGTGCCCGACGATGCCATACTCGTGTTCAGCCTCCTCAGTTACCGCCGGCAGGAAATACCGGTGGCTGGAAAGAATAAAATTAATGTTGTCCTGCAGCCCGCTTCTTCTTCGCTGGAAGAAGTAGTGGTGGTAGGCTACGGGGAACAGAAAAAAATCAGCCTCGTAGGCGCGCAGGCCACCATCTCCCCCAAAGACCTCAAACAACCGGTGTCTAACCTCACTAACTCCCTCGGTGGCCGTATTGCCGGCATGGTATCGGTACAACGCAGCAGTGAACTGGGTTACAACGACGCCAATATCTATATCCGCGGTATCTCCACTTTCACGAAAGGCCTCAGCGCTCCGCTCACCCTCGTGGATGGCGTACCCCGGAATATCGCCAATGTGGACCCGGAAGACATCGAAAGTTTTTCTGTGCTGAAAGACGCTTCTGCCACGGCTGTCTACGGTGTTCGTGGGGCCAACGGCGTTATACTGATCACCACTAAAGCAGGTAAAGCAGGAAGACCGTCCTACAATATCCGTTATACGGAAGGCTTCACCCAGTTTGCCAAACTGCCCTCTTTTGCTGATGGCCCTACTTACATGCAGCTGTCCAACGAAGCCCTGAAGACACGCGGCAGCGCGCCGATTTATACAGATGAAGCGATTCAGAAAACACGCGACGGCAGTGACCCATATCTCTATCCCAATGTGGACTGGTTCAAGGAACTGTTCCGCGACCATGGCAAAGTGAGAAATGCGAATGCCAATATCAGTGGCGGTTCTGAGAAAGCCGTCTATTACATCGGCCTCGGCTATTATGATGAACTGGGCCTTTACAATGTGGACGGCCTTTCCAAATACAACTCTTCCATCTATTCCAAACGATATAATGTAACGTCCAATATTACACTCACCCCGTCAAAAACTACCACTGTCAAACTGGGCATTCAGGGTTATCTGAATAATGTTAACCTGCCGGCCACTGGTGTGAGCGATATTTTTGCTGATGCTTACTACCTGACTTCTGTACAGATACCCACCCGCTACCCCGATGGCAAAGTGGCCGATCTGCGTGGCGGCGGACTGAAAAACCCCTGGGCATCGCTTACGCAAAGCGGTTATGCCAACCAATGGAGAAGCCAGCTGTACTCTAACCTGCGCCTGACACAGGAACTGCCCTTTATCACGAAAGGATTGTCTGTTACCGGTATGTTTTCGTTTGATGCCTATAACTATACCAGCAACCGCTATACGAAAACACCGGACACCTGGTATGCCACCGGCCGGGATGCAGACGGTAAACTGATGTTTGAACAGACAGCCATCGGTACGGAATTTCTCGCTTACGACAAATCCAACCAGGGAGAACGCTCTTTCTATAATGAGCTGGCAGTGAACTATAGCCGCAGCTTTGGTAGACACGACGTGTCCGGCATGTTGCTTTATAACAACAGCGACAAGGCCAATACATATGCGACTAACCTGGAAACATCATTGCCATACCGCTTCCAGGGACTGGCAGGCAGGTTTACCTACGGCTTCAGCAACAAATATTTCGCAGAACTGAATTTCGGGTATAATGGCGCCGAAAACTTCTACCCGGACAAACGCTACGGCTTCTTTCCATCTGCCGGCCTGGGATGGGTAGTATCGGAAGAACAATTTTTTAAACCTGTTAAAGATTACGTACAACTGTTTAAAGTCCGGTTCTCACATGGTCTTGTTGGTAATAGCAACATCGATGGCAGAAGGTTCGCTTACCTGGCTACAGTGGCCAGCACAGGGGATTACTATTTTGGTAAAAACATGGACCAGAAGTACACGGGTAAGGAAATCGGAGAATATGCGGTGGACGTACAATGGGAGACTTCTAAAAAGACAAACCTCGGTTTTGATATACAAGTGCTGGATGAAAGCCTCGCCTTGCAGGTGGACCTCTTCAAGGAATACCGCAGCGGTATCTTCCTGCGCCGCAAGTCCCTGCCAGGCTACATCGGTATGATCAACGCTCCTTTCGGTAACGTAGGCATTATCGATAACAAAGGCATCGACGCATCGGTGACCTACAACCGTCGCTTCGGTGATCTCTCCGTGCAATTGCTGGGCAATTTCACCTATAATAAAAACGAAGTCATAGAAAACGACGATCCCGCATGGAAATACCCATGGCTGGAAAGAAAAGGCCATAAGGTAGACCAGCGCTTCGGTTACGTTGCTCTCGGTCTCTTTGAAAGTGATGAACAGGTGCGCAATTCCCCCCGTCAGCCGGGTGATGTACGCGCCGGTGATATCAGGTACAAGGACATCAACGGAGACGGCGTAATTGACTCCTACGACCAGGTGCCTATCGGTTATGGCGATGTCCCTGAAATCATCTACGGATTTGGATTTACGCTGGGGTACAAATCTGTCAGCCTCTCTGCTTTATTCCAGGGCGCTGCGCATGTGGACGTGCTCCTCAGCGGCGAAGGCACCATGCCTTTCCAGCAGGGCCTCGCGAGAGGTAACCTCTTCAGCAATATCACCGATCGCTGGACGGAAGAGAACCCCCGCCAGGATGCATTTTATCCGCGCCTGATGGCCGGCTCGCTGAACGATAACTATGCGGCCAGCTCCTGGTGGGTAAAACGCAGCGATTACCTCCGCCTGAAAACGTTGCAGCTAAGCTATAGCCTGCCTCAACGCCTTATGAAAAGGATCGGCTTTAAATCGTCCAATATATTCCTGCAGGGTGTTAACCTGCTCACTTTCTCGCCCTTTAAAATGTGGGACGTGGAAGTGGGTAACGGCAGGGGAGCCGCCTATTCCAGCACCAAATCCTATACTGTCGGCGTAGCCGTGAATTTCTGA
- a CDS encoding FecR family protein: MTKYDASDMQELIRKIQEHTATAEELRRFLQMTEQPALDDLLPYTEWQQSQEEALPSALKEKVMQAMPTNRLRPLKHYLRKSLPYAAAITLLLTLHRLLPRIGHRQSALLTAATKDGEIKRITLPDSTTVVLNARSAIRYASSPDTIREVFLEGEAYFDVKQNENKPFVVRSGALSTRVLGTAFNIRAYPGETQQLGVVSGKIQVSSPEGKSLVMVKGDQVTYDAAATFVSIAADPQQMSNWQKGIIDMNNLTLQQVTAILERWYSVKIMLLSPGIGQHVLSGTQTNTSLTATLESICFVYNLQYQQEGQVIKIREK, translated from the coding sequence ATGACGAAGTACGATGCCTCGGACATGCAGGAACTGATCCGGAAAATACAGGAACATACCGCTACTGCGGAAGAACTGCGGCGTTTCCTGCAAATGACGGAACAACCGGCATTAGACGACCTGCTGCCTTATACGGAATGGCAGCAAAGTCAGGAGGAGGCGTTGCCGTCCGCACTGAAGGAGAAAGTGATGCAGGCCATGCCCACCAACAGGCTACGCCCGCTGAAACACTATCTCCGTAAGTCATTGCCCTACGCTGCTGCCATCACCCTGCTGCTGACATTGCACCGGCTGCTGCCCCGTATAGGGCATCGCCAGTCTGCACTGTTGACGGCCGCCACGAAAGACGGCGAAATAAAACGTATAACCCTGCCTGATAGTACGACTGTTGTGCTCAATGCGCGCTCTGCTATCCGGTATGCGTCGTCGCCGGACACCATCCGGGAAGTGTTCCTGGAAGGAGAAGCCTATTTCGATGTAAAACAAAACGAAAACAAACCTTTTGTGGTCCGCTCCGGCGCACTCAGCACCCGCGTGCTGGGCACGGCTTTTAACATCCGGGCATACCCCGGCGAAACACAACAGCTGGGCGTAGTGTCGGGTAAAATACAGGTGTCGTCCCCGGAAGGCAAATCACTTGTCATGGTAAAAGGTGACCAGGTGACTTATGATGCTGCAGCCACTTTCGTCAGCATCGCCGCCGATCCGCAACAGATGAGCAACTGGCAGAAAGGCATCATCGATATGAACAACCTTACGCTGCAACAGGTGACCGCCATCCTGGAAAGATGGTACAGCGTTAAGATCATGCTGCTGTCACCCGGCATCGGCCAACATGTACTGTCCGGCACACAAACCAATACTTCGTTAACGGCTACACTGGAATCCATCTGTTTTGTATACAACCTCCAATACCAACAAGAGGGGCAAGTCATCAAAATCCGTGAAAAATAA
- a CDS encoding RNA polymerase sigma-70 factor: MDNTTNLISPKLLQRLRHGEEDALRSLLDLLGPKVLAYCKKKVGNEEDAEELLLDIFLKLWRFREKIDLTADVQVLLFTIARNHILNFIRNKATRQLATIAPEEVLPQQDDHIRQRMDYNELFNQYQQVLEKLGEKQRAVFRMSREEGLSHREIADKLGISIRTVEAHIHSSLKTIRTELKDAYILIVLLLIQ; encoded by the coding sequence ATGGACAATACAACCAATCTGATTTCGCCAAAACTGTTGCAACGCCTCCGCCACGGGGAGGAAGACGCATTGCGCTCCCTGCTCGATCTGCTCGGGCCGAAGGTGCTGGCGTACTGTAAAAAGAAAGTGGGCAATGAAGAAGATGCGGAAGAACTGCTGCTGGACATCTTCCTGAAGCTGTGGCGTTTCCGGGAGAAAATCGACCTGACGGCTGATGTGCAGGTATTGCTTTTCACCATCGCACGCAATCATATTCTGAATTTTATCCGCAACAAAGCCACGCGCCAACTGGCCACTATCGCGCCTGAAGAGGTACTGCCGCAACAGGATGACCATATCCGCCAACGGATGGATTATAACGAGCTGTTCAATCAGTATCAACAGGTATTGGAAAAACTGGGAGAAAAACAACGGGCCGTTTTCCGCATGAGCCGCGAAGAAGGCCTCTCACACCGCGAAATAGCGGATAAACTGGGCATCTCCATACGCACGGTAGAGGCCCATATCCACAGCAGCCTGAAAACAATACGCACAGAATTAAAAGATGCCTATATATTAATCGTGTTACTGTTGATCCAATAA
- a CDS encoding UBP-type zinc finger domain-containing protein — translation MTLCSHLKAITEIKTAKNYVCEECVKHDGTWVHLRTCQTCGATLCCDDSPARHMTQHFHQTDHPVISSAEPGEQWLWCYKDGVFAEY, via the coding sequence ATGACACTCTGTTCTCATCTGAAAGCCATCACCGAAATTAAGACAGCGAAAAACTACGTCTGTGAAGAATGCGTCAAACATGATGGTACCTGGGTACACCTGCGTACCTGCCAGACCTGCGGCGCCACCCTCTGCTGCGATGACTCCCCCGCCAGGCATATGACACAGCACTTTCACCAGACAGACCATCCGGTCATCTCTTCGGCTGAACCGGGAGAACAATGGCTCTGGTGCTATAAAGACGGAGTTTTTGCAGAATACTGA
- the nfi gene encoding deoxyribonuclease V (cleaves DNA at apurinic or apyrimidinic sites): MITPAEAITLQEQLRAQVITTDVLPHPIRTIAGTDVEYDKSTNLIAGSVVVMDYNTLAVLAVASHCMEVTFPYIPGLFSFREMPPLLEAYRQLQVEPDLIICDGQGLAHQRRFGLACHFGVTLDKPVIGCGKTRLCGEYENLGETRGSVAPLIAEDDQALIGNALRTRDGINPVFVSTGHKVSLATATDIVLKIATQYRLPETTRLADHYARLALLAYKSGSKEPPAGI; this comes from the coding sequence ATGATCACACCTGCTGAAGCCATCACCCTCCAGGAACAGCTGAGGGCGCAAGTCATCACCACCGATGTGCTTCCTCATCCTATACGGACCATTGCCGGTACTGACGTAGAGTACGACAAGTCCACCAACCTCATCGCCGGCAGCGTGGTGGTCATGGATTACAATACCCTGGCTGTGCTGGCCGTCGCCTCGCACTGTATGGAAGTGACCTTTCCTTATATCCCCGGGCTTTTTTCTTTCCGGGAGATGCCACCGCTGCTGGAGGCCTACCGTCAGCTGCAGGTAGAGCCCGACCTTATTATCTGCGATGGACAGGGACTGGCGCATCAACGCCGCTTCGGCCTGGCCTGTCATTTCGGGGTAACGCTCGACAAACCGGTGATAGGTTGCGGTAAAACACGCCTGTGCGGTGAGTACGAGAACCTGGGTGAAACACGCGGCAGCGTCGCTCCGCTGATAGCCGAAGACGACCAGGCACTGATCGGCAACGCCCTGCGTACCCGGGACGGTATTAATCCGGTATTTGTCTCTACAGGACACAAGGTCAGTCTGGCCACCGCCACAGACATTGTTTTGAAAATAGCCACCCAATACCGGCTGCCGGAGACAACACGGCTGGCAGACCACTATGCGCGGCTGGCATTGCTGGCTTACAAATCGGGCTCAAAAGAGCCACCAGCAGGCATTTAG
- a CDS encoding hybrid sensor histidine kinase/response regulator has product MNVRLNTKKKFIRFKNKTARFVSTIRNIGTTGIEDQDKVKRIKLTNAIGASIAFMILSIAPIGVIFTKNVVIAIAAGVDILFTLSVLVLNHYKKHLTASLVIYFSQCLAVIAFGIILGGLIQLQCVIVFLISILYLLFKEKSLRIVCLISAILTLVILQTIYYLNSVVLQPLGLDTAYIIQSLALVGLLVLILVISRPYVQSHDNNPELERANQFIKVFTYKIAHELRNELNQINLASYLIKKEAAANKQLENISNLIDILRNSSNETKNIVNNVLSMAKIESGQIDAVVLSHFQTASFFEKFIPAYKLLARGKGIQVKLFIDEKMPAVIIGDPLKIGEIVNNLMGNAIKYSHKYSTVYLKIAANEKTYQIEVINKGKMIPKEKIDQIFDPFITFKGNRQTEGTGLGLSLVKNIAETLNGKVAVTNPMPEHTKFSVILPLLAGTQEEIKEEEEDMDIFDFPHNILIADDEDMNCLLLSKVLEDLGCIVKTTSNGQEALNAIEKKLPDLIILDSAMPVLNGEETLNKLKQDSRTKDIPVVIATGDAFAEKQAKLIAAGASAIMSKPIVIKDLAKVLTQHLKHHCDDQLK; this is encoded by the coding sequence ATGAATGTTAGACTTAACACCAAAAAAAAATTTATTCGTTTTAAGAATAAAACCGCCAGGTTTGTATCTACAATTAGAAATATAGGCACTACAGGTATCGAAGATCAGGATAAAGTGAAGAGAATAAAGCTCACTAACGCTATTGGTGCATCAATAGCCTTCATGATATTATCAATTGCCCCAATCGGCGTTATATTTACCAAGAACGTAGTGATAGCAATTGCAGCCGGGGTCGATATACTGTTTACACTCTCAGTCCTCGTATTAAACCACTATAAAAAACATTTGACCGCGAGTCTGGTAATCTATTTCTCTCAATGTCTGGCTGTGATAGCATTCGGTATTATATTAGGAGGCCTGATACAGTTGCAATGCGTAATAGTATTTTTAATTTCAATTCTCTATCTGTTATTTAAAGAAAAGAGCCTTAGAATAGTTTGTTTAATATCAGCAATTCTCACCCTGGTAATTTTACAAACAATCTACTATTTAAATTCAGTCGTGCTGCAACCACTAGGACTAGATACTGCTTACATTATTCAGTCTTTGGCGTTAGTGGGTTTGTTGGTTCTAATTCTGGTTATTAGCAGACCATATGTGCAAAGCCATGACAACAACCCGGAACTGGAACGGGCTAATCAGTTTATAAAAGTTTTTACCTATAAAATTGCTCATGAGTTGAGAAATGAGCTTAATCAAATCAACTTAGCGTCTTATTTAATAAAAAAAGAAGCCGCTGCAAATAAGCAACTGGAAAACATCAGCAATTTAATAGACATACTCAGAAATTCATCTAATGAAACAAAAAACATTGTGAACAATGTCCTTAGTATGGCTAAAATCGAATCAGGCCAAATAGATGCTGTTGTATTATCACATTTCCAGACCGCTTCATTCTTTGAAAAATTTATCCCCGCTTATAAATTGTTAGCCAGGGGAAAAGGAATTCAGGTAAAATTATTTATTGATGAAAAAATGCCTGCAGTAATCATTGGCGATCCACTCAAAATAGGCGAGATAGTCAATAACCTAATGGGAAACGCAATAAAATATTCCCATAAGTACAGTACTGTATATTTGAAAATTGCTGCGAATGAAAAAACATACCAGATTGAGGTCATCAATAAAGGGAAAATGATTCCCAAAGAAAAAATTGACCAAATATTTGATCCATTCATAACATTTAAAGGCAACAGGCAAACGGAAGGAACTGGATTAGGGCTTTCGCTTGTTAAAAACATTGCGGAAACATTGAATGGAAAAGTGGCGGTGACAAATCCAATGCCGGAACATACAAAATTCTCTGTCATATTACCTCTTTTGGCAGGTACACAGGAGGAAATTAAAGAGGAGGAGGAAGACATGGATATTTTTGATTTTCCACACAACATCTTAATTGCGGATGATGAGGATATGAATTGCCTCCTCTTATCCAAAGTTCTGGAAGATCTTGGCTGTATAGTAAAAACTACTTCAAATGGACAAGAGGCGTTAAATGCAATAGAGAAAAAATTACCCGACTTAATTATTCTGGACAGCGCCATGCCTGTATTGAATGGAGAAGAGACTTTAAACAAATTAAAACAAGATAGCAGAACCAAGGACATTCCAGTGGTAATCGCCACAGGAGATGCTTTCGCAGAAAAACAGGCCAAATTAATTGCAGCCGGAGCTTCAGCAATCATGTCAAAACCAATTGTGATTAAGGACCTCGCAAAGGTATTAACACAACATTTAAAACATCACTGTGACGATCAACTAAAATAG
- a CDS encoding terpene synthase family protein, which translates to MKRNVSLTALKLGQIQAQYRELIANGTMFSIADLLNFDSFTLKDYCQALNPHPQSETIIKIAQQFCEEHGIWIEQAKHYITCELFLYPDAQFDRLVSMVENNAIDYYLNDIVGRDLFRHLNSDKQTEARELMKRMSNVDLDLLLPDNVTSVEKANIEILKFMKGTSPLPWFEKFLHLYCYHIDVTHRDGNSDAQGYVPSIDEYIELRCHTSGMHHIVMLIEYASGNFLDADWCSDLGIDNYLQRINFLTAAFGCLSNDLFSFEKEVIDNSTDANLLMIVALNDPMCSLTDVIVKSAKIVQEMMIELLDLIDKIKKQMHDLAGSDGSKNDALTSYVKGIEKCIQASWLWQVYTKRYKRPASIFAETGLPGAVAQAV; encoded by the coding sequence ATGAAAAGAAATGTATCTCTGACTGCCCTAAAATTGGGGCAGATTCAGGCGCAGTACCGTGAGCTTATTGCCAATGGTACAATGTTTTCTATCGCTGACCTTCTTAATTTCGACAGTTTTACGCTAAAAGACTACTGTCAAGCCTTAAACCCTCATCCCCAAAGTGAAACTATCATTAAGATAGCACAACAATTCTGTGAGGAACACGGCATCTGGATTGAGCAGGCGAAGCACTATATAACCTGTGAACTTTTCCTATATCCCGACGCCCAGTTCGACAGATTGGTTTCTATGGTTGAAAACAATGCTATAGACTATTATCTCAATGACATTGTTGGCCGCGATCTTTTCCGCCATCTAAATTCGGACAAGCAAACCGAAGCGAGGGAATTGATGAAAAGAATGTCAAATGTTGATTTGGATCTTCTACTACCGGATAATGTAACATCGGTTGAAAAGGCCAACATTGAAATTCTTAAATTCATGAAAGGTACCTCCCCTTTGCCATGGTTTGAAAAGTTCCTCCACCTTTATTGTTATCATATTGATGTTACTCATAGGGATGGGAACTCCGATGCACAAGGGTATGTGCCATCCATTGATGAGTATATTGAATTGCGTTGCCATACTTCGGGTATGCACCATATTGTAATGCTCATTGAGTATGCATCCGGTAACTTCCTGGATGCGGACTGGTGCTCAGATTTAGGGATTGACAACTATCTGCAGAGGATTAATTTTTTAACTGCTGCTTTTGGATGTCTGTCAAATGATCTTTTCTCGTTCGAAAAGGAGGTTATTGATAATTCAACAGATGCGAACCTCTTGATGATAGTTGCCTTGAATGACCCTATGTGTTCCTTGACGGATGTAATAGTTAAGTCAGCAAAAATTGTTCAGGAAATGATGATTGAATTATTGGATTTAATCGATAAAATTAAAAAACAGATGCATGATTTAGCCGGGAGTGATGGATCAAAAAATGATGCCCTCACCTCCTACGTAAAAGGTATTGAAAAATGCATTCAAGCCAGCTGGCTGTGGCAGGTTTATACGAAACGATATAAACGCCCGGCTTCAATTTTCGCGGAAACCGGATTGCCTGGTGCAGTGGCACAAGCTGTATAG
- a CDS encoding T9SS type A sorting domain-containing protein produces the protein MHNFYVALKKILTFCSIVLLNILAISSSALGQKTYANSQTNQVNGLCLLCGVDNPNNPVNNSNLEDYSTFIINVGLLGVSVEQTLIFPTASAAGCDSLIIGIGSGNPVLSANLFGGVTVETYNGSTSNNDSHVVDSSVLQLLQCNSRGEVLLRPQHQFDRVKIRLSSSLVGLLNNFRLYYAYRKNSVDNPIYYPPEGMVCGAPFIPILNHQPNMNYNVRVIYTAFSNLILDTSYTVINRDSVQLPYYTNFAGSQGDIYIQAVNNITGCKSDSVHHAYFAGSTSSLPRVDIDSVHICKGDSATLHAVQVVPNALYSIIWYSAPTGGTRLHTGPDYTVSPATSTTYYVTAKGSCEYPQRIPVKVAVTPRTPPTLARDTLRMRVNTNDTLVAIAPQGATFTWYATATGGSPLFTGSAFPVHPVTLDTLHYYVESLLDGCISSSRTQAVVIVSNQFSMTSKTELPSELKLHPNPTTGEIVFQYNKDLAGSTIILNNMNGAPVYQHIIKTNIVKVPDHIPAGIYLIKINTMTGKILTGKIIIQK, from the coding sequence ATGCATAATTTCTACGTTGCACTCAAAAAAATACTTACCTTCTGTAGTATCGTATTGCTTAACATCCTGGCAATATCATCCAGCGCTCTCGGACAGAAAACATATGCCAATAGTCAAACAAATCAGGTAAATGGCCTTTGCTTGCTCTGTGGAGTAGATAATCCCAATAACCCCGTCAATAACAGCAACCTTGAAGACTACTCCACTTTTATTATCAATGTGGGGCTCTTGGGGGTAAGTGTGGAGCAAACACTCATTTTCCCAACTGCGAGCGCCGCAGGTTGCGATTCTCTTATTATTGGCATCGGCAGTGGAAATCCGGTATTGTCTGCCAATTTATTCGGAGGAGTGACGGTGGAAACTTACAATGGCAGTACTTCCAACAATGATTCTCATGTTGTGGATTCGAGCGTATTACAGCTCCTGCAGTGCAACAGCCGCGGAGAAGTACTACTGCGGCCACAGCACCAATTTGACAGGGTTAAGATCAGATTAAGCAGCAGCCTTGTTGGACTGTTAAACAATTTCCGGCTTTACTATGCATATCGGAAAAACAGTGTAGACAACCCGATTTATTATCCGCCTGAAGGAATGGTGTGTGGCGCGCCATTTATACCAATACTGAATCATCAGCCAAATATGAACTATAATGTAAGAGTTATCTATACTGCATTTTCCAATCTGATATTAGATACCTCCTACACAGTGATAAACAGAGATTCTGTGCAACTGCCCTATTATACAAACTTCGCCGGTTCACAGGGAGATATTTATATACAGGCCGTCAATAATATAACCGGATGCAAATCTGATTCTGTTCATCATGCATATTTTGCAGGAAGTACATCTTCTTTACCCAGGGTCGATATTGACAGCGTGCATATCTGCAAAGGTGACAGCGCTACCCTCCACGCCGTCCAGGTGGTTCCTAATGCGCTATACTCCATTATCTGGTATAGTGCTCCTACCGGAGGAACGCGGCTACATACAGGCCCTGATTATACGGTAAGTCCAGCCACTAGCACCACTTATTATGTTACGGCCAAAGGCTCCTGTGAATATCCCCAACGTATCCCGGTAAAGGTGGCAGTCACTCCCCGGACGCCACCTACGCTTGCCCGTGATACATTACGCATGAGAGTAAATACCAATGATACACTGGTGGCCATCGCTCCGCAGGGAGCTACATTCACCTGGTACGCTACGGCTACAGGTGGTTCCCCGCTCTTTACCGGCAGTGCTTTTCCCGTCCATCCGGTTACGTTGGACACTTTGCACTATTACGTGGAATCACTTCTCGATGGTTGTATAAGCAGCAGTCGTACCCAAGCTGTAGTCATTGTCAGCAATCAGTTTTCCATGACCAGCAAAACAGAACTACCTTCTGAACTAAAACTGCATCCAAATCCAACCACAGGAGAAATAGTATTTCAATACAACAAGGATCTGGCCGGCAGCACGATTATCCTAAACAACATGAATGGCGCACCGGTTTATCAGCATATAATAAAAACAAATATCGTGAAAGTGCCGGATCATATACCGGCAGGCATCTATCTCATAAAAATCAACACTATGACAGGGAAGATTCTGACAGGGAAAATTATAATACAAAAGTAG